A part of Helicobacter fennelliae genomic DNA contains:
- a CDS encoding lysophospholipid acyltransferase family protein, protein MNLKQKMILFFVPRLGYCLVWILYALNRHRFVIDTNLESDNVIIAFWHGEILMMPFLYRKLRKKPNVYIIASSHFDGGLIANMCELFGMKVIRGSTNSGGSNRGGVRVLIESFKALNDGYDVGVAMDGPRGPYHQVADGMMMMAQKTGKKITICRIFPSRYYEFKTWDRFKLPLPFGKIHYFMNEGFSISRDLSLEQARQMVNAKISQTEHKE, encoded by the coding sequence ATGAATCTCAAGCAAAAAATGATTTTATTTTTTGTTCCTCGTCTTGGGTATTGTTTGGTATGGATTTTGTATGCACTTAATCGTCATCGCTTTGTGATTGATACAAATCTAGAATCTGACAATGTGATTATTGCATTTTGGCATGGAGAGATTTTGATGATGCCATTTCTGTATCGTAAATTACGCAAAAAGCCAAATGTATATATCATCGCAAGTAGCCATTTTGACGGCGGGCTCATCGCAAATATGTGCGAGCTTTTTGGTATGAAAGTGATTCGCGGAAGCACAAATTCTGGTGGCTCAAATCGTGGCGGTGTGCGCGTGCTTATAGAATCTTTCAAAGCCCTTAATGATGGCTATGATGTCGGTGTGGCAATGGACGGACCAAGGGGACCATATCACCAAGTCGCTGATGGTATGATGATGATGGCACAAAAAACAGGCAAAAAAATCACCATTTGTCGTATTTTTCCTAGCCGATATTATGAGTTTAAAACATGGGATAGATTCAAATTGCCTCTACCTTTTGGTAAAATACATTATTTTATGAATGAGGGATTCTCTATCAGTAGGGATTTGTCCTTAGAGCAGGCACGTCAAATGGTGAATGCCAAAATCAGTCAAACAGAACACAAGGAATAA
- the miaB gene encoding tRNA (N6-isopentenyl adenosine(37)-C2)-methylthiotransferase MiaB, with the protein MKLFIETLGCAMNERDSEHLIAELEQKEGYVLTDRADEADLILINTCSVREKPERKLFSEIGQYAQIKKPNAKIGICGCTASHMGADIIKKAPSVNFVLGARNISKITQVIHKDKAVEVDLDYDDSLYAFESVRSSGIKALLNISIGCDKSCAYCIVPHTRGKEISIPSDLILNEARKLAQNGIKEILLLGQNVNNYGVRFSSEHKKINFATLLSELSRVEGIERIRFTSPHPLHMDDEFIEEFARNKKVCKSIHMPLQSGSNKILKSMRRGYTKEWFLNRVEKMKSLIPNLCISTDIIVGFPSEEESDFADTLEVLEKVRFDTLYSFIYSRRPHTLADLWGDKWSVPKDIASSRLRTLQARHREILQEKASQEIGRVYEVLIENTFDDGAMRFSEGRSDNNKLIHINDECLKIGDFVDVEIVKNEGGSLFGRVKRG; encoded by the coding sequence ATGAAGCTTTTTATAGAAACACTTGGCTGTGCGATGAATGAGCGCGATAGCGAGCATTTGATCGCGGAATTAGAGCAAAAAGAAGGCTATGTGCTTACTGATAGGGCAGATGAGGCAGATTTGATTTTGATTAATACTTGCTCTGTCAGAGAAAAGCCCGAGCGCAAGCTATTTTCTGAAATAGGGCAATACGCCCAGATCAAAAAGCCAAATGCCAAAATCGGAATCTGTGGTTGCACAGCAAGCCACATGGGCGCAGATATTATCAAAAAAGCTCCAAGCGTGAATTTCGTCCTAGGCGCACGCAATATCTCCAAAATCACGCAAGTAATCCACAAAGACAAAGCAGTTGAGGTGGATTTGGATTATGATGATAGTTTGTATGCGTTTGAGAGTGTGCGTAGTAGCGGGATCAAAGCATTGCTTAATATCTCAATAGGTTGCGATAAATCATGCGCGTATTGTATCGTGCCACACACAAGAGGCAAAGAGATTTCTATTCCTTCGGATTTGATCCTTAATGAAGCGCGCAAACTCGCCCAAAATGGCATAAAAGAGATTCTGCTTTTGGGGCAGAATGTCAATAATTATGGTGTGCGCTTTTCTTCAGAGCATAAGAAAATTAATTTTGCTACTTTGCTATCTGAACTCTCGCGCGTTGAAGGCATTGAGCGCATTCGATTTACTTCTCCGCACCCATTGCATATGGACGATGAATTTATCGAAGAATTCGCACGCAACAAAAAAGTATGCAAATCCATCCATATGCCATTACAAAGTGGCTCAAATAAGATTCTCAAATCAATGCGTAGAGGCTATACAAAAGAGTGGTTTTTAAATCGCGTAGAAAAAATGAAAAGCCTCATTCCCAATCTTTGCATAAGCACAGATATTATCGTGGGGTTTCCGAGTGAAGAGGAGAGCGATTTTGCCGATACTTTAGAGGTTTTGGAAAAAGTGCGCTTTGATACTTTATATAGCTTTATTTACTCAAGGCGACCTCATACTTTGGCTGATTTATGGGGAGATAAATGGAGTGTGCCAAAAGACATCGCCTCATCAAGACTTCGCACACTGCAAGCACGACATAGAGAGATTTTGCAAGAAAAAGCATCACAAGAGATTGGCAGGGTGTATGAAGTGCTGATTGAAAATACCTTTGACGATGGCGCGATGCGCTTTAGTGAAGGGCGGAGTGATAATAACAAACTTATCCACATTAATGATGAATGTCTCAAAATAGGCGATTTTGTCGATGTAGAGATTGTCAAAAATGAAGGCGGAAGCCTGTTTGGGCGCGTCAAAAGAGGCTAG
- a CDS encoding HP0268 family nuclease: protein MELKLATMDIGQTPKKITLDGLYEQISSTNKDSIFYYFDRENSHKELQKAKTFLESKGKKVYIDEVHYGLDPKDFIYEFHIVSKID from the coding sequence ATGGAATTAAAATTAGCCACTATGGATATTGGGCAAACACCCAAAAAAATCACTCTTGATGGGCTTTATGAGCAGATAAGCTCGACAAATAAAGACAGCATTTTTTATTATTTTGATAGAGAAAATAGCCATAAGGAATTGCAAAAAGCAAAGACTTTCCTAGAATCTAAGGGCAAAAAAGTCTATATTGATGAGGTGCATTATGGACTTGATCCAAAAGATTTTATTTATGAATTTCACATTGTTTCAAAAATAGATTGA
- the nusA gene encoding transcription termination factor NusA yields MEKILDIVELIACEKGLETSVVSQVLKETLIKMAKKYFGENLNYIVEENQKDRTFKLIHLVKICADDDLLLESSPQNYISLTQARQSSPEVNIGDEIYYEIGLENMSRNAVNSLFLDLEYQIQRTIENQLFVKLKSMLGKIVSGQVVAIDKAENTFVEIEDMRAILPLKNRIKGEKFKINDTISCVLKNVKSSKDGLYIELSRTTPKMLEALLEREVPEIKDEEVCIFKSARIPGDRAKVALYSTNVRIDPIGSTVGTKGVRINAVSKELHGENIDCIEYSEIPEVFIAKALAPAQISSVKITQNDEEAKKAIVSIAADQKSKAIGKNGVNIRLASMLTGFDIELNEISKPNDEKPESTQATQTQKVGIDALQSLFKE; encoded by the coding sequence ATGGAAAAAATACTTGATATTGTTGAACTCATAGCGTGTGAAAAGGGCTTGGAAACTTCTGTAGTTTCGCAAGTGCTAAAAGAAACACTCATCAAAATGGCAAAAAAATATTTTGGCGAGAATCTAAATTATATCGTTGAGGAAAACCAAAAAGATAGAACTTTTAAGCTTATCCACCTTGTAAAAATTTGCGCTGATGATGATTTATTACTAGAATCTAGTCCGCAAAATTACATCTCTCTCACACAAGCGCGCCAAAGCTCGCCAGAAGTCAATATCGGCGATGAGATTTATTATGAAATCGGGCTTGAAAATATGAGTCGCAATGCGGTGAATTCGTTGTTTTTGGATTTGGAATACCAAATCCAGCGCACAATCGAGAATCAACTTTTTGTCAAGCTCAAATCCATGCTTGGTAAAATTGTCAGCGGGCAAGTAGTCGCTATCGATAAGGCTGAAAATACCTTTGTCGAAATCGAGGATATGAGGGCTATTTTGCCACTCAAAAACAGAATCAAAGGCGAAAAATTTAAAATCAATGACACAATAAGCTGTGTGCTAAAAAATGTAAAAAGCAGTAAAGATGGGCTATACATCGAGCTTTCGCGCACGACTCCAAAAATGCTTGAAGCTCTCCTTGAGAGAGAAGTCCCAGAAATCAAAGATGAGGAAGTGTGTATTTTTAAAAGCGCGAGAATACCCGGTGATCGGGCAAAAGTGGCTCTTTACTCCACAAATGTGCGTATCGATCCAATCGGCTCGACAGTAGGAACAAAAGGTGTGAGAATCAATGCAGTAAGCAAAGAGCTTCATGGCGAAAATATCGATTGTATCGAATATTCTGAAATACCAGAAGTCTTTATAGCCAAAGCTCTAGCCCCAGCGCAGATCTCTTCTGTCAAAATCACACAAAACGATGAAGAAGCAAAAAAGGCTATCGTCTCTATCGCCGCCGATCAAAAAAGCAAAGCAATCGGCAAAAATGGCGTGAATATCCGCCTTGCTTCTATGCTTACAGGATTTGACATCGAGCTAAACGAGATTAGCAAACCTAATGATGAAAAACCAGAATCTACACAAGCTACACAAACGCAAAAAGTCGGCATTGACGCATTACAATCACTCTTTAAAGAATAA
- a CDS encoding F0F1 ATP synthase subunit C, with translation MKAFLVLCFGLIGFAFAGESVFNGSDLSLVVALSVAGGVIGLGIAALGGAIGMGNAAAATISGTARNPGIGGKLLGTMFIALALIEAQVIYTLVFAIIAIYGNPFLPESKMVVDAFKALLG, from the coding sequence ATGAAAGCATTTTTAGTATTATGTTTCGGTCTTATCGGCTTTGCATTTGCAGGAGAGAGCGTTTTTAATGGTAGTGATTTGTCTTTAGTCGTGGCTCTTTCGGTCGCAGGCGGTGTGATCGGGCTTGGTATCGCAGCACTTGGTGGTGCGATCGGTATGGGTAATGCAGCTGCTGCAACAATTTCTGGGACAGCGCGCAATCCTGGCATTGGCGGAAAACTTTTGGGAACAATGTTTATCGCGCTTGCTTTGATTGAAGCGCAAGTTATCTATACATTGGTATTTGCAATCATTGCGATTTATGGGAATCCATTTTTGCCAGAATCTAAAATGGTTGTTGATGCGTTTAAGGCATTATTAGGCTAG
- a CDS encoding polyribonucleotide nucleotidyltransferase — MLHSIDITLENLNENYKLNYVAKQACGSVLYQNGGTIILASVAIEKQRVQEDFLPLTVQYIQKAYANRKIPGGFIKREGKPSEFEILTSRIIDRTLRPIFPKGYYYPTQITILVLSYDGICDLQVCALHAAANALLISGLEFVPPISSVRIGKIGDEFVINPTKNDLKQSTLDLYVSGSYSDVLMIEMKGSDENLDEEDLLKAIKIAQKTIALDSQKFSDYLLPLKNPILTLPLLDIQTYPEIYALIQKQYDEQVQQALLAMSKSERSDGLNLIALQIATQNPQYDIANITDMLNLYKKHKVRSLILKLHKRADGRGLEDVRPITIETNILPCAHSSALFTRGQTQALVVCTLGSDNDAQIQEDLSGSTKEKFMFHYNFPGFSVGEASPIGSVGRRELGHGNLAKRALESSIIDSPYTIRLVSEILESNGSSSMASVCGGSLALRACGFYNELVAGVAMGLVIENDEYAILTDIMGLEDHDGDMDFKVAGTRHNITAMQMDIKLGGLDFDILKEALYQAKRARIKILDKMEEASLEIVINENVLPKTETFSVPNGKIVDIIGQGGKTIKEIIEKFGVSIDLNREKSEVQINADSKESLLEAKQYILKIVGTQPQYKIGEVFEGVIKKVADFGVFVELPCGNADGLLHISRIPKTNESIYTRFHEGQRLKCQIYGTFKGKIELSLA, encoded by the coding sequence ATCTTGCACTCAATCGATATTACATTAGAAAACCTCAATGAAAATTATAAACTCAATTATGTCGCCAAGCAAGCGTGCGGAAGCGTGCTATACCAAAATGGCGGGACAATTATTTTGGCAAGCGTGGCTATTGAAAAGCAAAGGGTGCAGGAGGATTTTTTGCCCCTCACCGTGCAATACATACAAAAAGCGTATGCAAATCGCAAGATTCCGGGTGGATTTATCAAACGTGAGGGCAAACCAAGCGAATTTGAGATTCTGACTTCAAGGATTATTGATCGCACATTGCGCCCGATTTTTCCAAAAGGCTATTATTATCCGACACAAATTACGATTTTGGTTTTGAGCTATGATGGAATCTGTGATTTGCAAGTGTGCGCTCTACATGCGGCTGCAAACGCACTTCTTATCTCTGGGCTTGAATTTGTCCCGCCTATAAGCAGTGTGCGTATCGGAAAAATCGGCGATGAATTTGTCATTAATCCGACCAAAAATGATCTCAAACAAAGCACGCTTGATTTGTATGTATCAGGAAGTTATAGTGATGTGCTAATGATTGAGATGAAAGGAAGTGATGAGAATCTTGATGAAGAGGATTTGCTTAAAGCAATCAAAATCGCCCAAAAAACAATCGCGCTTGATTCTCAAAAATTTTCAGATTATCTGCTTCCGCTCAAAAATCCTATCCTCACCTTGCCATTGCTTGATATTCAGACTTATCCAGAGATTTATGCCCTTATCCAAAAACAATACGACGAGCAAGTGCAGCAAGCACTTTTAGCGATGTCAAAGAGTGAGCGAAGCGATGGGCTCAATCTCATCGCACTTCAAATCGCTACGCAGAATCCACAATATGACATTGCCAACATTACTGATATGCTTAATCTCTACAAAAAGCATAAAGTCCGCTCTCTTATCTTGAAGCTTCATAAGCGAGCTGATGGAAGGGGATTAGAAGATGTGCGACCTATCACAATAGAGACAAATATTTTGCCTTGCGCGCACTCAAGCGCACTCTTTACGCGCGGGCAGACGCAGGCGTTGGTGGTTTGCACACTAGGCTCTGATAATGATGCACAAATTCAAGAGGATCTTAGTGGAAGCACAAAAGAAAAATTTATGTTTCATTATAATTTTCCCGGATTTAGCGTTGGTGAGGCAAGCCCGATTGGTAGTGTCGGGCGAAGAGAGCTAGGACATGGAAATCTTGCTAAAAGAGCATTGGAATCAAGCATAATTGACAGCCCTTATACGATTCGCTTAGTCTCTGAAATACTAGAATCTAATGGCTCAAGCTCTATGGCGAGCGTATGTGGAGGATCTTTGGCATTGCGTGCGTGCGGGTTTTATAATGAGCTTGTCGCAGGCGTGGCAATGGGGCTTGTGATAGAAAATGATGAATATGCGATTTTGACAGATATTATGGGGCTAGAAGATCATGATGGCGATATGGATTTCAAAGTCGCAGGCACAAGGCACAACATCACAGCCATGCAAATGGATATTAAGCTTGGAGGATTAGATTTTGATATTTTAAAAGAAGCGCTCTATCAAGCCAAACGCGCCAGAATCAAGATTCTAGACAAAATGGAGGAGGCGAGTTTGGAAATTGTCATTAATGAAAATGTGCTTCCTAAAACTGAAACTTTTAGCGTGCCTAATGGAAAAATCGTTGATATTATCGGGCAGGGCGGTAAAACAATCAAAGAAATCATCGAAAAATTTGGAGTTAGCATTGATCTAAATCGCGAAAAAAGCGAAGTGCAAATCAATGCGGATTCCAAAGAATCGCTCCTTGAAGCCAAGCAATACATTCTCAAAATCGTTGGCACGCAGCCCCAATACAAAATCGGAGAAGTATTTGAGGGTGTCATCAAAAAAGTGGCTGATTTTGGTGTGTTTGTCGAGCTTCCTTGTGGCAATGCAGACGGGCTTTTGCATATCAGCAGGATTCCAAAAACAAATGAAAGTATTTATACTCGATTTCACGAAGGGCAAAGGCTTAAATGTCAAATTTATGGAACATTTAAAGGCAAAATTGAGCTTTCTTTAGCTTAG
- a CDS encoding LPS-assembly protein LptD, producing MLKIWLGIVLGIVCIANAATSGITQYNKDNQKIFEILADALQSEDNVVHAIGNAILVNLDLYTLADRIDYDMTTKSVQASGDVRIYREGNLLLRTKKASFNLNDQYGLIEPLYLQDTQTGIWINSKNGMSKKNEYVFKQAVVSGCAIQNPIWRISASSGKYSDDTKVASLWNPRVYIGDVPIFYFPYFRFSTDMSRKSGLLMPSFATSSTEGFVYAQPYFWAIKSFLDTTITPQVRTERGAGGQIEIRAVDSHNDRTFLDFGYLYNGDNYMQQFNVRNRHVYGFRFYHLGRAPLQKYFKLKSELDNGIYLNFLYMNDLDYYRIKSIYRRVYDPTYTSKFNIYLQTQKHYFGLNMRYFLNLAQITNDNTLQSLPNLQYHKYLDSLFFKGLLYSVDYQFKNTMRRVGYGYIENGIRVPVGIQLSLLKKFISIGVWSEFYGENLLITSASNSYVPTLQEGKNLGALTNGNIFSANYSVSLNSDIARAYNRFFHSIQFEALFNGPYLSYSNGLLDRNIGILSAQTKQNSLMSQNRYQIIDPNGNMVFYDDIWDPSGISAYSIVNQTLDLKLTQYFLTNTGKEILYWRLFQRLNFDELQSEANRTNGIIDPKNIAKRPLESKFGFSPIQGLNVSFSLFYSFYLQRMSEIASTISFTRNSFQSSLTYYYKDKQAYDALSNILVTQIGAHYMRASLAYDLKIFSFRASTGYDVEKNLLLDWNIGIYKSVRCFGIGLSFVNQRRPILTSDVENPYYVQQNYYVRLTFNFVPLTSFGLTTRFNR from the coding sequence ATGTTAAAAATATGGCTTGGGATAGTATTAGGTATTGTTTGTATCGCAAATGCCGCAACAAGTGGCATCACGCAATACAATAAAGATAATCAAAAAATATTTGAGATTCTAGCAGATGCACTCCAAAGCGAAGATAATGTAGTCCATGCTATTGGGAATGCTATTTTAGTTAATCTTGATTTATATACGCTTGCTGATAGGATTGATTATGATATGACGACAAAAAGCGTCCAAGCAAGCGGTGATGTCAGAATCTATCGCGAGGGCAATTTATTGCTAAGGACCAAAAAAGCAAGCTTTAATCTTAATGATCAATATGGCTTAATCGAGCCTTTATATCTGCAAGATACGCAAACCGGAATCTGGATTAACTCCAAAAATGGTATGAGTAAAAAAAATGAATATGTCTTCAAGCAAGCGGTTGTCTCTGGCTGTGCTATCCAAAATCCAATATGGAGGATTAGTGCTTCTTCGGGTAAATATTCTGATGATACCAAAGTGGCTTCTTTGTGGAATCCACGCGTTTATATAGGTGATGTTCCGATTTTTTATTTTCCATATTTTAGATTCTCGACAGATATGTCAAGAAAAAGCGGTCTGCTTATGCCTTCTTTTGCTACCTCAAGCACAGAAGGATTTGTATATGCGCAGCCTTATTTTTGGGCGATAAAAAGCTTTTTGGACACTACGATTACGCCACAAGTAAGGACAGAGAGAGGAGCGGGAGGACAGATTGAGATTAGGGCTGTGGATTCTCATAATGATCGGACTTTTCTTGATTTTGGGTATTTGTATAATGGCGATAATTATATGCAACAATTTAATGTCAGAAATCGGCATGTGTATGGGTTTAGATTCTATCATTTGGGGCGAGCGCCACTTCAAAAATACTTCAAACTCAAAAGCGAGCTTGATAATGGAATCTATCTTAATTTCTTGTATATGAATGACTTGGATTACTATCGTATCAAAAGCATTTATCGCAGGGTGTATGATCCGACTTATACTTCAAAATTTAATATCTATCTCCAAACCCAAAAGCATTATTTTGGGCTAAATATGAGGTATTTTTTGAATCTCGCACAAATCACTAATGACAATACTTTGCAATCCTTGCCAAATCTCCAATACCACAAATATTTAGATTCTCTGTTTTTTAAGGGATTGTTGTATTCGGTTGATTATCAGTTCAAAAACACAATGCGTAGAGTTGGCTATGGGTATATTGAAAATGGCATTCGCGTTCCTGTGGGGATTCAGCTTTCGCTTTTGAAAAAATTTATCTCTATTGGCGTATGGTCAGAATTTTATGGTGAAAATCTCCTTATAACAAGCGCGAGCAATAGCTATGTGCCGACTTTGCAGGAGGGCAAAAATCTTGGCGCGCTCACAAATGGCAATATTTTTTCAGCAAATTATTCCGTGTCTTTAAATAGTGATATAGCCAGAGCCTATAATCGCTTTTTTCATTCTATCCAGTTTGAAGCTTTATTTAATGGACCTTATCTCTCGTATTCAAATGGACTTCTTGATCGCAATATTGGGATTTTGTCAGCACAAACAAAACAAAATAGCCTCATGTCTCAAAACAGATACCAAATCATCGATCCAAATGGCAATATGGTATTTTATGATGATATTTGGGATCCATCAGGGATTAGCGCGTATTCGATTGTTAATCAGACACTCGATCTCAAGCTCACGCAATATTTTTTGACAAATACCGGAAAAGAGATTTTGTATTGGCGTTTGTTTCAGCGACTTAATTTTGATGAGCTTCAAAGTGAAGCAAATAGAACTAATGGCATAATTGATCCAAAAAATATCGCCAAACGACCGCTAGAGAGTAAGTTTGGATTCTCGCCTATTCAAGGGCTTAATGTTTCATTTAGCCTTTTTTATTCGTTTTATTTGCAGCGAATGTCTGAAATAGCAAGCACGATAAGCTTTACAAGAAATTCGTTTCAATCAAGTTTGACTTATTATTACAAAGACAAACAAGCCTATGATGCACTCTCAAATATCCTCGTTACCCAAATAGGCGCGCATTATATGCGAGCAAGCTTGGCGTATGATTTAAAAATCTTTTCTTTTCGCGCATCAACAGGCTATGATGTCGAAAAAAACCTTCTTTTAGATTGGAATATCGGCATATATAAAAGTGTCCGATGTTTTGGCATTGGGCTAAGCTTTGTCAATCAGCGGCGACCTATTTTGACAAGCGATGTGGAGAATCCATACTATGTGCAGCAAAATTATTATGTGCGTTTGACATTTAATTTTGTTCCATTGACAAGTTTTGGACTTACAACGAGATTTAATAGATGA
- a CDS encoding RDD family protein: MQFNDDKIQEILDREDIFLAPLDKRFFAFLIDAFLIDFLIVFVLFDEYRVAFDTNNIESVIQVLQPMVIQILCINVVYHTIFVALYGASLGKMICKIQVIRLDTLDMPNFAISFLRALLRQFSLILYCIPFLFAFGDVFRRTLYDRACKTIVICRKK, from the coding sequence ATGCAGTTTAATGATGACAAAATCCAAGAGATTCTCGATCGAGAAGATATTTTTTTAGCCCCTCTTGATAAGCGGTTTTTTGCTTTTTTGATTGATGCTTTTTTGATTGATTTTTTAATTGTATTTGTGCTCTTTGATGAATACAGAGTGGCTTTTGATACAAATAATATCGAGTCTGTCATACAGGTTTTGCAGCCTATGGTGATTCAGATTCTATGTATCAATGTAGTGTATCATACGATTTTTGTGGCTTTGTATGGCGCGAGTCTTGGCAAAATGATATGCAAAATCCAAGTTATTCGACTTGATACGCTTGATATGCCAAATTTTGCGATAAGCTTTTTGCGAGCTTTATTGCGACAATTTTCTTTAATATTATATTGTATTCCATTTCTTTTTGCCTTTGGTGATGTGTTTAGGCGCACGCTTTATGATAGGGCTTGTAAGACAATCGTAATATGTAGAAAAAAATAG
- the purD gene encoding phosphoribosylamine--glycine ligase, with the protein MLQKILIVGNGGREYSIGLRLKKDAQKNRSKDNENLTLFFAPGNAGTKHLGINVALSKNQDLVAFCQKEQIDFVIIGPEAPLVEGLSDELREQGFCVFGPSQKAAQLEGSKAFMKDFVSRHNIPTARYIQTSDKAKAIDFALSLPLPVVIKASGLCAGKGVIIAQTYDEVKQTICDMLSGESFGDSGKCVVIEEFLSGYELSVFGICDGKDFVLLPPCQDHKQLYNNDKGPNTGGMGAYAPTPLCDEALLQDIADLIFEPTLRGMAQEGNPFCGVLFAGIMVVQENNQKKPYLLEFNVRFGDPECEVLMPLLQTPLLEICKAVESQTIKQLPIQFAKEYCVGVVLASHNYPFGHSTPYPITIQSYDENLGEVVFGGVSEDKQGRLLASGGRVMLAVGYAKSLPQARENAYKILEAIEFEGRIYRDDIANKAL; encoded by the coding sequence ATGTTGCAAAAAATTTTGATTGTTGGAAATGGCGGAAGGGAATATTCGATTGGATTGCGACTCAAAAAAGACGCGCAAAAAAATAGATCAAAAGATAATGAAAATCTCACACTTTTTTTCGCTCCGGGCAATGCAGGGACAAAGCATTTGGGCATTAATGTCGCTCTTTCTAAGAATCAAGATTTAGTTGCGTTTTGCCAAAAAGAGCAGATAGATTTTGTGATTATTGGTCCTGAAGCACCTTTGGTAGAGGGGCTTTCTGATGAGTTAAGAGAACAAGGATTTTGTGTTTTTGGTCCGAGTCAAAAAGCCGCGCAACTTGAGGGTTCAAAAGCATTTATGAAGGATTTTGTATCAAGGCATAATATACCAACAGCGCGGTATATCCAAACAAGCGACAAAGCAAAAGCCATAGATTTTGCCTTGTCTTTACCTCTTCCTGTGGTGATTAAAGCAAGTGGGCTTTGCGCGGGAAAGGGCGTAATCATCGCACAAACCTATGATGAAGTAAAGCAAACAATTTGCGATATGTTAAGCGGTGAGAGCTTTGGAGATTCTGGAAAATGTGTGGTTATTGAGGAATTTTTGAGCGGATATGAATTATCTGTGTTTGGGATTTGTGATGGCAAGGATTTTGTGCTATTGCCCCCTTGTCAAGATCATAAGCAGCTTTATAATAACGATAAAGGTCCAAACACCGGCGGTATGGGAGCTTATGCGCCAACTCCATTATGTGATGAGGCATTGCTTCAAGACATTGCGGATTTGATTTTTGAGCCGACTTTGCGGGGTATGGCACAAGAGGGGAATCCTTTTTGTGGCGTGCTATTTGCAGGGATTATGGTCGTCCAAGAAAACAACCAAAAAAAGCCATATTTATTAGAATTTAATGTGCGATTTGGCGATCCAGAATGCGAAGTGTTAATGCCATTGCTTCAGACGCCCTTACTTGAGATCTGCAAAGCCGTAGAATCTCAAACAATCAAACAATTACCGATACAATTTGCCAAAGAGTATTGTGTAGGGGTTGTTTTGGCAAGTCATAATTATCCTTTTGGGCATTCTACGCCATATCCTATCACGATACAATCCTATGATGAGAATCTAGGCGAGGTTGTGTTTGGCGGAGTGAGCGAAGATAAGCAGGGGAGATTGCTTGCAAGTGGTGGGCGAGTTATGCTTGCTGTCGGATATGCTAAGAGTTTGCCTCAAGCAAGAGAGAATGCGTATAAAATCCTAGAGGCAATAGAGTTTGAAGGCAGAATCTATCGCGATGATATTGCAAATAAGGCATTATAA